The proteins below come from a single Cervus elaphus chromosome 4, mCerEla1.1, whole genome shotgun sequence genomic window:
- the LOC122692504 gene encoding LOW QUALITY PROTEIN: cationic amino acid transporter 3-like (The sequence of the model RefSeq protein was modified relative to this genomic sequence to represent the inferred CDS: deleted 1 base in 1 codon): MLRWYVHQFGQKLVRRRPLEPLKEAESRGASLNTLDLVILGVGKIMRAAIYILIGKMVKYITGPAIVICFLVAALFSLLSGLCYAELWARVPRSGSAYLYSYVTMGQLYAFFTGWNLILSLVLGTAILARAWSYIFDSLIGNHISQALQGTFSLYMPHFLAKYPDFLALALVLLFMGLQMLGARDSALFNKVFTGINILVQSFIILSGFIKGDPHNWQLTEQDYTLNTSESRGTSRLGPLGSGGFVPFGFDGVLHGAALCFYAFVGFDAIVSRGEEALNPHWSIPLGITFSIFICFLAYFGVSASLTLVLPYYQIQPDNPLSQTFLHGGWISARYVLSVGIICAITYRLHSAMFPMSQVVYAMAEDGLLFRGLAQVRAHTDIPIMAIMSSGNLAGVMALLFELSDLVDFLSVVTLLAYTLVAFSVLVLRYQPHLKEKTGEDIEMEPEAEGNPLDSVPEAGTSNILKSLWFPTSTTPTQKSGQIVYGCAFLLVLLLTILSLILAQRPSRVFSGDPVLTTVVVLLLLLITGVTVIIWKQPQDPSPLYFKVPALPVLPLVSIFVNIYSMMRMTTGTWALFGIWMVIGFVIYFGYGSGIQHSLKENNELQPPASTSQT, translated from the exons ATGCTGCGTTGGTATGTTCACCAGTTCGGTCAGAAGCTGGTCCGCAGGCGGCCACTGGAGCCCCTGAAGGAGGCTGAGAGCCGCGGAGCTTCTCTGAACACCCTCGACCTGGTGATCTTGGGTGTGGGCAAGATAATGAGAGCTGCCATCTATATCCTAATTGGTAAAATGGTGAAGTACATAACTGGACCAGCGATCGTCATCTGCTTCTTGGTGGCCGCCTTGTTTTCCCTGCTGTCAGGGCTCTGCTACGCTGAGTTATGGGCCCGGGTACCACGCTCCGGTTCTGCATATCTCTACAGCTATGTCACCATGGGTCAGCTGTACGCCTTCTTCACTGGCTGGAACCTCATCCTGTCCTTAGTCCTTG GCACTGCCATTCTGGCCAGGGCCTGGAGCTACATCTTCGACAGCCTCATTGGGAACCACATCTCTCAAGCATTACAAGGAACTTTCTCTCTGTACATGCCCCACTTCCTGGCCAAGTACCCAGACTTTCTGGCCTTGGCCCtggtgctgctgttcatgg GACTACAGATGCTGGGAGCTCGTGACTCAGCCCTGTTTAACAAAGTGTTCACAGGCATCAACATTTTGGTTCAAAGCTTCATCATCCTCTCGGGTTTCATTAAGGGAGACCCACACAATTGGCAGCTCACGGAACAGGACTACACCTTGAACACGTCTGAATCCAGGGGCACCTCTAG GTTGGGCCCTCTGGGTTCTGGAGGGTTTGTGCCTTTTGGCTTTGACGGGGTTCTCCATGGAGCGGCTCTATGTTTCTACGCATTTGTTGGCTTTGACGCCATTGTCTCTAGAG GCGAAGAAGCCCTAAATCCTCACTGGTCCATCCCCTTGGGCATCACGTTCTCCATCTTCATCTGCTTTTTGGCCTATTTCGGTGTCTCAGCATCCCTCACCCTTGTCCTGCCCTACTACCAGATTCAGCCTGACAACCCCTTATCACAGACATTTCTGCACGGTGGGTGGATTTCTGCCAGATATGTCCTGAGTGTCGGCATCATTTGTGCTATTACATACAG ACTCCACAGTGCCATGTTCCCCATGTCTCAGGTGGTCTACGCGATGGCAGAGGACGGGCTCCTTTTCCGGGGACTTGCCCAGGTCCGTGCCCACACAGACATCCCCATCATGGCCATCATGTCTTCTGGAAACCTCGCAG GGGTCATGGCATTACTCTTCGAGCTCAGTGATCTTGTGGACTTCTTGTCAGTTGTGACCCTGCTTGCTTACACTCTCGTGGCATTTTCAGTCCTTGTCCTCAG ATACCAGCCGCACCTGAAGGAGAAAACAGGGGAGGATATTGAGATGGAGCCTGAAGCTGAAGGAAATCCTTTGGACTCTGTACCTGAAGCAGGAACCTCAAACATCCTGAAGAGTCTTTGGTTCCCTACCAGCACCACCCCCACACAGAAATCTGGCCAGATTGTCTATGGATGTGCCTTCCTGCTCG TTCTCCTGCTGACCATCCTGAGCCTGATCCTGGCCCAGCGGCCCAGCCGGGTGTTCTCTGGAGACCCCGTGCTCACAACAGTggttgtgctgctgctgctgctcatcaCTGGGGTCACGGTCATCATCTGGAAGCAGCCCCAGGACCCCTCtcctctttattttaaa GTCCCTGCTCTGCCTGTCCTCCCACTGGTGAGCATCTTTGTGAACATTTACTCTATGATGAGGATGACCACTGGGACCTGGGCCCTATTTGGCATCTGGATGGTGATTG gatttgtcatatattttggatat gGATCTGGGATCCAACACAGCTTGAAGGAGAACAACGAGCTACAGCCACCAGCCTCCACCTCCCAGACTTGA